A stretch of Leucoraja erinacea ecotype New England unplaced genomic scaffold, Leri_hhj_1 Leri_686S, whole genome shotgun sequence DNA encodes these proteins:
- the LOC129694482 gene encoding uncharacterized protein LOC129694482 isoform X1, with amino-acid sequence MGVASFLPTDLLQRRVNREEKRREGVHGLGQRGEERESRERGATRGHCGERRQQIDIAPPMSSMMELLERCDDSQLLDLTNHYRQRLEEAIQEALENVVFVLAYERYFSEQEYKVGRGLDEWVTSADTEMFSCTNIVGRRVHSCAVLLSVITTQYGAVTKNIPHSSGDPQTGGCRLEGRWVKCRWDLGTTGLLGEQPISGTQCQRKLEKRITLGISKYIQTDEWIGGAYGAMGQMQANGPDLQLQHGWHGQCGLNGLSPCVYCDITLPLKAL; translated from the exons ATGGGCGTCGCTTCCTTCCTGCCGACCGACCTGTTGCAGCGGCGGGTGaacagagaagagaagagaagagagggagtccacgggctggggcagcggggagaggagagagagagcagagagagaggggcgactCGGGGCCACTGTGGGGAGCGACGACAGCAGATTGACATCG CTCCTCCAATGTCTTCGATGATGGAGCTCCTGGAAAGGTGTGATGATTCGCAGCTGCTGGATTTGACAAATCATTACCGCCAGAGGCTGGAAGAGGCGATTCAAGAGGCGTTGGAGAATGTCGTCTTCGTTCTAGCATACGAGAGATATTTCAGTGAGCAAGAGTACAAGGTAGGGAGAGGATTGGATGAGTGGGTAACTTCAGCCGATACTGAAATGTTTTcctgcacaaatattgtgggccgaagggtccattcttgtgctgtgctgctcTCTGTAATTACAACTCAGTACGGCGCAGTCACAAAGAATATCCCGCACAGCAGTGGTGATCCACAAACTGGAGGGTGCAGGCTTGAGGGGAGATGGGTGAAATGTAGGTGGGATCTGGGGACAACAGGTTTACTTGGAGAGCAGCCCATATCTGGAACACAATGccagaggaagctggaaaagcggATAACATTAGGGATTTCAAAGTACATTCAGACTGATGAGTGGATAGGAGGGGCTTacggggctatgggccaaatgcaggcaaatggccctgacttacaattgcaacatggttggcatggacaatgtgggctgaatggcctgtctccCTGTGTATACTGCGATATCACTCTACCACTTAAGGCACTGTGA
- the LOC129694482 gene encoding uncharacterized protein LOC129694482 isoform X2, whose amino-acid sequence MGVASFLPTDLLQRRVNREEKRREGVHGLGQRGEERESRERGATRGHCGERRQQIDIAPPMSSMMELLERCDDSQLLDLTNHYRQRLEEAIQEALENVVFVLAYERYFSEQEYKQVIKRTKRGSRAAGSTLLLNLVTEKEPQVRKLIWKCFVKMQHLLPKLEELLKAVGEEGTGHVSTENLSFLSKCNSNSFHEIIPTGSDLIESFKAMKVSLELPAHLKGIQLHVLANCGYAVHRSALPIYPIFISTPCRLGTIYRCPINQHLCDEGGM is encoded by the exons ATGGGCGTCGCTTCCTTCCTGCCGACCGACCTGTTGCAGCGGCGGGTGaacagagaagagaagagaagagagggagtccacgggctggggcagcggggagaggagagagagagcagagagagaggggcgactCGGGGCCACTGTGGGGAGCGACGACAGCAGATTGACATCG CTCCTCCAATGTCTTCGATGATGGAGCTCCTGGAAAGGTGTGATGATTCGCAGCTGCTGGATTTGACAAATCATTACCGCCAGAGGCTGGAAGAGGCGATTCAAGAGGCGTTGGAGAATGTCGTCTTCGTTCTAGCATACGAGAGATATTTCAGTGAGCAAGAGTACAAG CAAGTCATCAAACGCACAAAGAGAGGAAGCCGTGCGGCCGGTTCCACACTTCTCCTCAACCTGGTGACTGAGAAAGAGCCGCAGGTCCGTAAACTGATATGGAAATGCTTCgtgaaaatgcaacacctgctCCCCAAACTGGAGGAGTTGCTGAAAGCAgtgggggaagaaggtacaggacatGTTTCTACAGAGAATTTGTCCTTTTTGTCAAAATGCAACTCAAACTCATTCCATGAAATTATTCCAACAGGTTCTGATCTGATCGAATCGTTCAAAGCCATGAAGGTTTCCTTGGAACTACCTGCTCATCTGAAAGGTATTCAATTGCATGTTTTGGCCAACTGCGGATACGCTGTCCATCGATCAGCCCTTCCTATTTATCCCATCTTTATATCCACTCCttgcagactagggacaatttacagatgtccAATTAATCAACATCTTTGCGATGAGGGAGGAATGTAA
- the LOC129694482 gene encoding uncharacterized protein LOC129694482 isoform X3, with the protein MGVASFLPTDLLQRRVNREEKRREGVHGLGQRGEERESRERGATRGHCGERRQQIDIAPPMSSMMELLERCDDSQLLDLTNHYRQRLEEAIQEALENVVFVLAYERYFSEQEYKQVIKRTKRGSRAAGSTLLLNLVTEKEPQVRKLIWKCFVKMQHLLPKLEELLKAVGEEGSDLIESFKAMKVSLELPAHLKGIQLHVLANCGYAVHRSALPIYPIFISTPCRLGTIYRCPINQHLCDEGGM; encoded by the exons ATGGGCGTCGCTTCCTTCCTGCCGACCGACCTGTTGCAGCGGCGGGTGaacagagaagagaagagaagagagggagtccacgggctggggcagcggggagaggagagagagagcagagagagaggggcgactCGGGGCCACTGTGGGGAGCGACGACAGCAGATTGACATCG CTCCTCCAATGTCTTCGATGATGGAGCTCCTGGAAAGGTGTGATGATTCGCAGCTGCTGGATTTGACAAATCATTACCGCCAGAGGCTGGAAGAGGCGATTCAAGAGGCGTTGGAGAATGTCGTCTTCGTTCTAGCATACGAGAGATATTTCAGTGAGCAAGAGTACAAG CAAGTCATCAAACGCACAAAGAGAGGAAGCCGTGCGGCCGGTTCCACACTTCTCCTCAACCTGGTGACTGAGAAAGAGCCGCAGGTCCGTAAACTGATATGGAAATGCTTCgtgaaaatgcaacacctgctCCCCAAACTGGAGGAGTTGCTGAAAGCAgtgggggaagaag GTTCTGATCTGATCGAATCGTTCAAAGCCATGAAGGTTTCCTTGGAACTACCTGCTCATCTGAAAGGTATTCAATTGCATGTTTTGGCCAACTGCGGATACGCTGTCCATCGATCAGCCCTTCCTATTTATCCCATCTTTATATCCACTCCttgcagactagggacaatttacagatgtccAATTAATCAACATCTTTGCGATGAGGGAGGAATGTAA